The Staphylothermus marinus F1 genome has a segment encoding these proteins:
- a CDS encoding ABC transporter permease, with protein MQVQSLRKIEGFLLVFVTISSLGILFILSPIIALFISADPETFSQVWLQDNVFSRQAYPALLLTIQASITSTLILLFIGIPTAYLLARYSFKGKQFIEGLIDVPLMIPHTIVGIMILLAYGRNGLFSDLPHILGLSIENSFWGIVAAMLFVSFPIMIDTLKLGYEKISVSLEFVARSLGASRWITFIKITLPLLLPNIIVGFLLSWARALSEVGSILIVAYYPKTINVLIYEWFNTYGLRYTTSLSSVVVLLSLFAFIGIRVLFKK; from the coding sequence TTGCAGGTTCAGAGTCTTAGAAAAATTGAGGGATTCTTATTAGTCTTCGTAACCATTTCATCTCTAGGTATTTTATTTATTTTATCACCTATAATCGCTTTATTCATAAGTGCTGACCCAGAAACATTTTCTCAGGTATGGTTACAAGATAATGTGTTTTCTCGCCAAGCATATCCAGCGTTATTATTAACTATTCAAGCATCAATAACTTCTACACTAATACTTTTATTCATAGGTATTCCTACAGCTTATTTATTGGCCCGATATAGTTTTAAAGGAAAACAATTTATTGAGGGACTCATAGATGTTCCATTAATGATCCCGCATACAATTGTTGGAATAATGATTCTACTAGCTTATGGACGTAATGGATTATTTAGTGATCTACCACATATTTTAGGGTTATCTATAGAGAATAGTTTCTGGGGAATTGTCGCGGCAATGTTGTTTGTTTCTTTTCCAATAATGATTGATACATTAAAGCTAGGCTATGAGAAGATCAGTGTTTCTTTAGAGTTTGTTGCTAGAAGTTTGGGTGCGAGTAGATGGATTACATTTATAAAGATAACGTTGCCTCTACTATTACCTAATATAATCGTTGGATTTCTGTTATCATGGGCTAGAGCATTAAGCGAGGTCGGCTCTATACTTATCGTAGCATATTATCCGAAGACAATAAATGTATTGATCTATGAATGGTTTAATACTTACGGATTAAGGTATACAACATCATTATCATCAGTAGTTGTATTATTATCGCTTTTCGCATTCATAGGTATAAGGGTGTTATTTAAGAAATGA
- a CDS encoding ATP-binding cassette domain-containing protein — protein MIEIRDLYVEIGGFKLSIPYLSINDNEYLIVMGPSGVGKTVFLHTLAGFIKPLRGEILVNNKNIVKLPPEKRGFVLIPQDYGLFPHMTVRENIGFGLIIRGYDNNTIEKRILEISRILGIEHLLERKPDTLSGGEKQRVALARALIVEPEIILLDEPLASIDPGNRVKIRSFIKELRKKIKFTAIHVTHDIVEAIDLGDHIAYVERGKLIGKFSVEEFLDTKYAKPYIEELKPILNRL, from the coding sequence ATGATAGAAATACGTGATCTATACGTTGAAATAGGTGGTTTTAAACTAAGCATACCATATTTAAGCATTAACGATAATGAATACTTAATAGTCATGGGTCCAAGCGGTGTAGGGAAAACAGTATTTCTCCACACACTCGCAGGATTCATAAAACCTCTCCGAGGAGAAATACTTGTAAACAATAAAAACATAGTCAAGCTACCTCCCGAGAAGAGAGGATTTGTATTAATTCCCCAAGATTATGGTCTCTTCCCCCACATGACTGTTAGGGAAAACATAGGTTTCGGCCTCATAATTAGGGGTTATGATAATAATACTATTGAGAAAAGGATCTTAGAGATCAGTAGGATTCTAGGTATTGAACATCTTCTCGAGAGAAAACCTGATACACTCAGTGGCGGCGAGAAACAGAGGGTTGCATTGGCAAGAGCTCTCATAGTTGAGCCTGAAATTATTCTTTTAGACGAGCCGCTTGCAAGCATTGATCCTGGAAACAGGGTTAAAATAAGATCTTTCATTAAGGAGCTAAGAAAGAAAATAAAATTTACAGCTATACATGTTACACATGATATTGTTGAAGCAATAGATCTAGGTGACCACATAGCATATGTAGAGAGAGGAAAACTTATCGGGAAATTCTCTGTAGAAGAATTTTTAGACACAAAATATGCTAAACCCTACATCGAAGAGTTAAAGCCTATACTAAATCGCTTATAA
- a CDS encoding sodium-dependent transporter — protein MGEVRREHWATKIGLILAMAGNAVGLGNFIRFPAKAAAYGGGAYLIPYFLALVLLGIPIMFVEWTLGRHGGLHGHGHLAPMMYIVSKKKLSPKSAATFAIIGGAVAFVTGVMITGYYTNIIGWMGYYSVASLTGQFSGLKTADDAGAFFVNFLTNPALSLTAWLISLFIMISIVSRGVRRGIEIAAKIMMPTLFIEGIILVVLSLTLGAPIKPEWSSLRGFEWLWTPKLEKLSNPATFIEGAGQIFFTLSIGIAGIIPNYASYLRREEDLPLSALTTTSLNEFAEVVMGASIAIPLAYAFGGPDFIALVEAGKISGFGVAISALPPLFGRLGAVGAIGGFLWFSLLWFAGVTSAIALINVLITIFVEDFKLNRVRGALIAFIIIFITGVFVNIEAAMKTQQLTDYLDLADFYAGSLLLLVVALFEVVAALWLWGVDDSYEELHRGAYMTVPKWYWKYVTGIISPLYLLILLGWFIYTAFLKGEVVAAARPDNVFGWIGVAMIIIMFIVGLIINYKALKNRYPQELGG, from the coding sequence GTGGGTGAGGTGCGTAGAGAGCACTGGGCAACAAAGATAGGGCTAATATTGGCAATGGCTGGAAATGCAGTAGGCTTAGGAAACTTTATTAGATTCCCGGCTAAAGCTGCAGCATATGGTGGAGGAGCATATCTGATCCCATATTTTCTAGCATTAGTGTTACTAGGAATACCTATCATGTTTGTTGAATGGACGCTAGGTAGGCATGGCGGGTTACATGGACATGGACACTTAGCTCCAATGATGTATATTGTCAGCAAGAAAAAGCTATCTCCTAAATCCGCGGCGACATTTGCAATTATCGGTGGAGCTGTAGCTTTTGTTACAGGAGTAATGATTACAGGTTATTATACTAATATTATTGGATGGATGGGCTATTACTCAGTAGCATCTTTAACTGGTCAATTCAGTGGATTAAAAACAGCTGATGATGCTGGAGCATTCTTCGTGAACTTCTTAACCAATCCAGCTCTCAGCTTAACAGCATGGCTTATATCATTATTTATAATGATTAGCATAGTATCAAGAGGTGTTAGAAGAGGAATTGAGATAGCAGCTAAAATAATGATGCCCACACTATTCATTGAGGGAATAATTCTAGTAGTATTATCTCTAACACTTGGTGCACCCATAAAGCCTGAATGGAGTTCCCTACGAGGATTTGAATGGTTATGGACACCTAAGCTTGAAAAATTAAGCAATCCAGCGACTTTTATTGAAGGCGCTGGCCAAATATTCTTTACTTTAAGTATTGGTATTGCAGGTATAATACCTAACTATGCTAGCTATCTAAGAAGAGAAGAAGACTTGCCGCTAAGCGCCTTAACAACAACTTCTCTCAACGAGTTCGCAGAAGTAGTTATGGGTGCAAGCATTGCTATACCCCTAGCATATGCTTTTGGAGGACCAGACTTTATAGCACTAGTAGAAGCTGGTAAGATTTCAGGGTTTGGAGTAGCTATATCTGCTTTGCCACCATTGTTCGGTAGATTAGGAGCTGTAGGTGCAATAGGAGGTTTCCTATGGTTCTCGCTCCTATGGTTCGCTGGAGTGACTAGTGCAATAGCATTAATCAACGTATTAATTACCATATTCGTTGAAGACTTTAAACTGAATCGTGTAAGGGGTGCATTAATAGCATTCATAATAATATTCATAACAGGTGTTTTCGTAAACATTGAGGCAGCTATGAAGACTCAGCAACTAACTGATTATCTAGACTTAGCAGACTTCTATGCAGGATCACTGCTGTTATTAGTAGTGGCATTATTCGAGGTAGTGGCTGCTCTTTGGCTTTGGGGAGTGGATGATAGCTATGAAGAACTACATCGTGGAGCATACATGACTGTGCCTAAATGGTACTGGAAATATGTAACAGGAATAATTTCGCCGCTCTACCTATTAATACTGCTTGGATGGTTCATTTATACTGCATTTCTAAAAGGTGAAGTAGTGGCTGCAGCAAGACCCGATAATGTATTTGGCTGGATAGGTGTAGCTATGATAATAATAATGTTTATCGTCGGCTTAATCATAAACTATAAGGCATTAAAGAATAGATACCCACAAGAACTAGGAGGCTGA
- a CDS encoding MarC family protein has translation MEIDVYQLVSAILMLFVVLDAPGNAPLFYFFTKDMEPWKRIYTIRKSIIVAAFILLLFGLFGDYILLYFDITVNDFRIAGGIILFIYAVLGILGHTTAEEVSGEEIAVVPLATPLLAGPGSITVVIYLKYSMGLLLTMLSIAINMIIAWILLENGGKLLQLLGKQGSTVLSKILAILLAAYSVAMIREGIISLINI, from the coding sequence ATGGAGATAGATGTTTACCAATTAGTATCAGCAATACTAATGTTGTTCGTAGTCCTTGATGCTCCAGGTAATGCTCCGCTATTTTATTTCTTCACAAAAGATATGGAGCCGTGGAAGAGAATATATACTATTCGTAAAAGCATTATTGTAGCGGCATTTATACTATTACTATTTGGTTTGTTCGGCGACTATATATTACTATATTTTGATATAACAGTTAATGATTTCAGAATAGCTGGTGGAATAATATTATTCATATATGCTGTACTAGGAATACTCGGACATACAACAGCTGAAGAAGTGAGCGGTGAGGAAATAGCGGTAGTACCACTAGCTACACCATTATTAGCTGGTCCAGGATCAATTACGGTGGTTATTTATCTTAAATATAGTATGGGACTATTACTAACAATGCTAAGTATAGCAATTAATATGATTATAGCATGGATATTGCTTGAAAATGGAGGAAAGCTTCTACAGCTTCTCGGAAAACAAGGAAGTACTGTTTTAAGCAAAATACTTGCAATTCTATTAGCGGCATATTCTGTAGCAATGATACGAGAAGGCATAATATCATTGATTAACATATAA
- a CDS encoding NifB/NifX family molybdenum-iron cluster-binding protein, producing MVIVSTIGPNAQAMLQHYGISVYTVPPSSRAIDALKGAVLNR from the coding sequence ATTGTTATAGTATCCACCATAGGCCCTAATGCACAAGCTATGCTTCAACACTACGGTATTAGTGTCTACACAGTCCCTCCTAGTTCTAGAGCTATTGATGCTCTTAAAGGGGCGGTTCTTAATAGGTGA
- a CDS encoding DUF5320 domain-containing protein, producing MSYWWYKIMRKYRYFPPPPWYIPPYPYPYQYPYQQQTQQIQRPVQQGQPPQPLQPVYHPIPPYFPPPPFPMSPEEELAMLEDYKKSLEEDLKELQEELKSVEERIKELKELLKKQGGETTYR from the coding sequence ATGAGCTACTGGTGGTATAAAATAATGAGAAAATATAGGTACTTCCCCCCGCCACCATGGTATATTCCACCATACCCTTACCCCTACCAATACCCATATCAACAACAAACACAGCAAATACAACGGCCAGTTCAACAAGGGCAACCTCCACAACCACTACAACCAGTGTATCATCCTATCCCACCATATTTTCCGCCACCACCTTTCCCTATGAGCCCTGAAGAAGAACTTGCAATGCTTGAAGATTATAAGAAATCATTAGAAGAGGATCTCAAGGAGCTACAGGAAGAGCTTAAATCTGTAGAGGAGAGAATCAAGGAGCTGAAAGAATTACTGAAGAAACAAGGTGGAGAAACAACTTATAGATAA
- a CDS encoding NAD-dependent epimerase/dehydratase family protein codes for MLSRILVTGGAGFIGSHLVDELLSRGYYVRVIDNLSSGSLRNIQHHMGEKNFDFVKGDLKNIDDINNSLKDIDAVFHLAANPEVRLSTTSPEIHFRENIVATFNLLEAIRRNGGVKVLVFASSSTVYGDPQIIPTPETHEIRPISVYGASKAACESLICSYAHLYGFKALSLRYANIVGPRLNHGVIYDFILKLKRNPEILEVLGDGTQKKSYLYVKDAVDATLYVFERINKTYDVYNIGNEDWITVREIAEIVAEAMGVTPRIIYSGGTPDGRGWPGDVKYMLLSIDKLKKLGWKPKYSSREAVKLTANALVREIIAGQ; via the coding sequence GTGCTTAGCAGAATACTTGTAACTGGAGGAGCTGGTTTTATTGGAAGCCACCTAGTAGACGAGCTTCTCAGCCGTGGTTATTATGTGAGAGTTATTGATAATCTAAGTAGTGGTTCACTAAGAAATATACAGCATCATATGGGAGAGAAAAACTTTGATTTTGTAAAGGGAGACCTGAAAAACATTGATGATATTAATAATTCTCTCAAAGATATTGATGCTGTTTTTCATCTAGCCGCTAATCCCGAGGTTAGATTGAGCACGACATCTCCCGAGATACATTTTAGAGAAAACATTGTTGCTACATTCAACTTATTAGAGGCGATCCGTAGAAATGGTGGTGTTAAAGTATTAGTGTTTGCTAGTTCAAGTACAGTATATGGTGATCCGCAAATAATACCTACTCCGGAAACACACGAGATAAGACCGATCAGTGTATATGGGGCTTCTAAAGCTGCTTGTGAATCGTTAATATGCTCATATGCTCATCTATACGGGTTCAAAGCATTATCGCTGAGATACGCTAATATTGTTGGTCCAAGATTGAATCATGGAGTAATATACGATTTCATATTGAAGCTGAAAAGGAACCCGGAAATTCTAGAAGTACTCGGTGATGGTACTCAAAAGAAAAGCTACCTATATGTTAAAGACGCTGTAGATGCAACACTTTATGTCTTTGAAAGAATAAACAAAACATATGATGTATACAATATCGGCAACGAGGATTGGATAACAGTCCGTGAAATAGCTGAAATAGTTGCTGAAGCAATGGGTGTTACACCAAGAATAATATATAGTGGGGGAACACCGGATGGTAGAGGATGGCCAGGAGACGTTAAATACATGTTGCTAAGCATAGATAAGCTGAAAAAACTAGGGTGGAAACCAAAATATAGTAGTCGTGAAGCAGTAAAACTCACAGCCAATGCATTGGTCAGAGAAATAATAGCTGGACAATAA
- a CDS encoding indolepyruvate oxidoreductase subunit beta — protein sequence MPKRYNIVVAGVGGQGLLTLGRVLGNAAIEAGIDVSIAETHGLSQRGGSLIVQIRLGEGESPMIPRGAADLLIGLEALETARQIIYANKETRIVMNKFIWPPPLEIYPDLDQIIEKIKGRKLRLYVIDANKISEEIVGSIISANMAILGYSYAVDPGLQERLEYKHLVKGLERVFRGKVLELNKKVLATAYDLGRKQVEK from the coding sequence ATGCCTAAAAGATACAATATAGTCGTAGCTGGAGTAGGCGGGCAAGGATTACTGACTCTTGGAAGAGTATTAGGGAACGCAGCTATAGAGGCTGGAATAGATGTATCAATAGCTGAAACACACGGATTATCACAGCGTGGCGGGAGCTTAATAGTTCAGATAAGACTTGGTGAAGGAGAATCACCAATGATTCCTCGAGGGGCAGCAGATCTACTAATAGGGCTGGAAGCATTAGAAACAGCTAGACAGATCATATACGCTAATAAAGAGACGAGAATAGTTATGAACAAGTTCATATGGCCTCCCCCACTAGAAATATATCCAGACTTAGACCAGATAATTGAGAAGATCAAGGGGAGAAAACTAAGACTATATGTAATAGATGCCAACAAGATCTCTGAGGAAATAGTGGGATCAATAATATCTGCAAACATGGCTATCCTAGGATACTCTTATGCAGTAGATCCTGGTTTACAAGAGCGGCTAGAATATAAGCACCTAGTAAAAGGGCTTGAAAGAGTATTTCGTGGAAAAGTACTAGAGCTAAATAAGAAGGTCTTAGCAACAGCATACGATCTCGGGAGAAAACAAGTAGAAAAATAA
- the iorA gene encoding indolepyruvate ferredoxin oxidoreductase subunit alpha, with the protein MGNEAIARGALEAGICFASAYPGTPSTEIVESLASVAKEAGIYVEWSTNEKVAFEAAYAAAISYVRSLVAMKHVGVNVAADILMSSGYAGTNAGFIIVSADDPGQHSSQNEQDNRWYGMLSHIPVVEPSSPRDAYKLVKEAYRLSEKYKQPIIFRSTTRISHTRQPVLLEEDVPAEKKCRGKFERTIERWVLVPAHGRKQKRRMMNVWKQIREEEGHPPFITVFNPGRRKVIIADGIAYAHVAEALELMGKTNEYTVVKVNLPVPLPYKPIVETLQDAKHVLIVEELDPVVEMQVKQVMYENGLAPDLHGKDFVPENGELDLDTVYRSIALFEGREPVAPWEPMKPLDLTPKIPPRPPVMCPGCPHRNTFYIVKVAANKARSKNPIFTGDIGCYTLGYQKPFYTQMTSFEMGGSIGVAHGLSKVVDEPVIAVIGDSTFYHAGIPGSINIIYNKGKSIVLVLDNFYTAMTGHQPHPGTGKTAMGEETYRVPIEKILETIGFETYVINPMNVKESINKVAEAFEKYKEGKPVAIVSRMKCALQAIRDARHKGIKLPVYTILQDKCTGCMVCVNLLGCPAIIVPKGAKKPVILSELCAGCGLCAQVCPFNAIVLKEKGSPNWIEAWF; encoded by the coding sequence ATGGGCAATGAAGCAATAGCACGTGGAGCATTAGAGGCTGGAATATGTTTTGCATCAGCATATCCAGGCACGCCATCTACAGAGATAGTTGAGAGCTTAGCAAGTGTTGCTAAGGAAGCTGGAATATATGTTGAGTGGAGCACGAATGAGAAAGTCGCTTTTGAAGCCGCATATGCTGCAGCTATTAGTTATGTTAGAAGCTTAGTGGCAATGAAGCATGTCGGTGTAAATGTTGCCGCAGATATATTGATGAGTAGCGGATATGCTGGAACAAACGCTGGATTCATAATTGTATCAGCAGATGATCCTGGACAACATAGTAGCCAGAATGAACAAGATAATAGATGGTATGGAATGTTATCACATATACCAGTAGTTGAGCCAAGCAGTCCTAGAGACGCATATAAACTGGTAAAGGAAGCGTATAGGCTAAGCGAGAAATATAAGCAACCAATAATCTTTAGATCAACAACTAGAATAAGCCATACAAGACAGCCTGTGCTCTTAGAAGAAGATGTTCCAGCTGAGAAAAAATGCAGAGGAAAATTTGAGAGAACTATTGAGAGATGGGTGCTTGTTCCAGCGCATGGTAGGAAACAAAAACGTAGAATGATGAATGTATGGAAACAAATAAGGGAGGAAGAGGGGCATCCACCATTTATAACAGTATTTAATCCTGGAAGAAGAAAAGTGATAATAGCGGATGGAATAGCTTATGCACATGTAGCGGAAGCACTAGAACTCATGGGTAAAACAAATGAATACACAGTTGTAAAAGTAAATCTACCAGTTCCCCTACCATATAAACCCATAGTTGAAACACTACAAGATGCTAAACATGTATTAATAGTTGAAGAACTTGACCCAGTTGTTGAAATGCAGGTTAAACAAGTAATGTATGAAAACGGGTTAGCACCTGACCTGCACGGCAAAGACTTTGTTCCCGAGAACGGAGAACTAGACCTGGACACAGTTTATAGAAGCATAGCATTGTTTGAGGGAAGAGAACCAGTTGCTCCATGGGAGCCTATGAAACCATTAGATCTAACACCTAAGATACCTCCTAGACCACCAGTTATGTGTCCTGGTTGTCCACATAGAAACACCTTCTATATTGTGAAAGTAGCTGCTAACAAGGCTCGTTCAAAGAATCCAATATTCACAGGCGATATTGGATGCTATACGCTGGGTTATCAGAAACCATTCTATACACAAATGACTAGTTTCGAGATGGGTGGAAGTATAGGTGTAGCTCATGGGCTAAGCAAAGTTGTTGATGAACCAGTAATAGCTGTTATTGGTGATTCAACATTTTATCATGCAGGAATACCTGGATCAATAAATATCATCTATAACAAGGGTAAAAGCATAGTTTTAGTCCTAGACAACTTCTATACAGCAATGACTGGTCACCAACCACATCCTGGAACAGGGAAGACTGCTATGGGTGAGGAAACATATCGTGTACCAATAGAGAAAATATTGGAGACAATAGGGTTTGAAACATATGTGATAAACCCGATGAACGTGAAGGAATCAATAAACAAAGTTGCTGAAGCATTTGAGAAATACAAGGAGGGTAAACCAGTAGCTATTGTTTCTAGGATGAAATGTGCTCTACAAGCAATACGAGACGCTAGACATAAGGGTATCAAATTACCTGTCTATACTATACTTCAAGATAAATGTACAGGTTGTATGGTATGTGTTAATCTATTGGGATGCCCAGCAATAATTGTTCCTAAGGGAGCTAAGAAACCAGTAATATTGTCTGAACTCTGTGCTGGATGCGGACTATGTGCTCAAGTATGTCCATTCAACGCTATAGTTTTGAAGGAGAAAGGCTCGCCTAACTGGATAGAAGCATGGTTCTAG
- a CDS encoding 50S ribosomal protein L35ae codes for MIRAPGLIISFRRGPRYQYNRQVLIKILDENIPRRSLVGARVEYVDKHGNRYVGRIVRVHGKGWNNVYRAIFYHGLPGQAINSRVVVIKK; via the coding sequence ATGATCCGTGCCCCAGGTTTAATAATTAGTTTCCGTAGAGGACCTAGGTATCAATATAATAGACAGGTTCTCATCAAGATCTTGGATGAAAATATTCCTAGAAGGAGCCTTGTGGGTGCTAGAGTAGAGTATGTCGATAAGCATGGGAATAGGTATGTTGGTAGAATAGTTAGGGTTCACGGGAAGGGATGGAATAATGTATACAGAGCAATATTTTACCATGGATTACCGGGGCAAGCAATTAATTCAAGAGTAGTTGTGATTAAGAAATAA
- the aspS gene encoding aspartate--tRNA(Asn) ligase, with translation MRICGWIIRLKIVGKVVIIEVSGNTSVKPYVLVLKKNREPELYEEAKKLSVGTALCFEGEKSPVQKSKRGVEYIVKKLKIYSKPLEPLPVDTVGKVPALLDTRIKYRYLLVRNPVEKAIFRIRAGIIEAARQYFNNNGFIEIHTPKIVAAGAEGGATLFPVQYFENKAYLSQSPQLYKQMLIAGFPRVFEITPYFRAEKFNTTRHLNESWGIDAEQGFIDSVEDVLNTLEDLIVYINNYIRKNYVEEQETLGIEIEKLDKPFKRLKFEEAIDLLRSEGLEVSEGEDLSDAAEKKLGEIMEEKGYKIYFIIGFPWQATGFYYMREEDGYHTRKFDLDYKGLEIASGGQREHRYDKLVSALKDKGLNPEDFAFYLEAFKYGMPPHGGFGLGIERLMMKMLGLENIREAILFVRDRTRLVP, from the coding sequence TTGCGGATTTGTGGATGGATAATTCGTTTGAAAATTGTTGGTAAAGTTGTGATTATTGAGGTTAGTGGCAACACTAGTGTGAAACCTTATGTATTAGTGTTGAAGAAGAATCGGGAGCCAGAACTATATGAGGAAGCGAAGAAGCTTAGTGTAGGGACAGCATTGTGCTTTGAAGGAGAAAAATCTCCTGTGCAGAAGAGTAAGCGTGGAGTAGAATATATTGTTAAAAAACTAAAGATATATAGTAAGCCATTAGAGCCTTTACCAGTAGATACAGTTGGGAAAGTGCCCGCTCTCCTAGATACAAGGATCAAGTATAGATATCTCCTAGTAAGAAATCCTGTTGAGAAAGCAATTTTTCGTATTAGAGCAGGAATTATTGAAGCAGCTAGACAATACTTTAACAATAATGGATTCATAGAGATACACACACCTAAAATAGTAGCTGCTGGTGCAGAAGGTGGAGCAACACTTTTCCCAGTTCAGTATTTCGAGAATAAAGCTTATCTTAGTCAGAGCCCACAATTATATAAACAAATGCTTATAGCCGGGTTTCCAAGAGTATTTGAGATAACACCTTATTTTAGGGCAGAAAAATTCAACACTACAAGACATTTGAATGAATCATGGGGTATTGATGCCGAGCAAGGATTCATAGATAGTGTTGAAGATGTACTAAATACTCTTGAGGACCTCATAGTATACATTAACAACTATATAAGGAAAAACTATGTTGAAGAACAAGAAACCTTAGGAATTGAGATTGAGAAGCTCGATAAACCATTTAAGAGGCTGAAATTTGAGGAAGCAATAGATCTACTGCGTTCAGAAGGATTAGAAGTATCGGAAGGAGAAGATCTTAGTGATGCAGCTGAGAAGAAACTTGGCGAGATCATGGAGGAGAAAGGATACAAGATATATTTCATAATAGGATTTCCATGGCAAGCAACAGGGTTCTATTATATGCGTGAAGAAGATGGTTATCATACTAGAAAATTTGATCTAGACTATAAAGGCTTAGAAATAGCTAGTGGTGGTCAGAGAGAGCATAGATATGATAAACTAGTATCTGCCTTAAAAGATAAAGGATTGAATCCCGAAGACTTCGCATTCTATCTAGAAGCTTTCAAATATGGCATGCCTCCGCATGGTGGTTTTGGATTGGGTATTGAGCGTTTAATGATGAAAATGCTTGGTCTAGAAAATATTCGTGAAGCAATACTTTTCGTAAGAGATAGGACGCGTCTTGTTCCCTAA
- a CDS encoding PadR family transcriptional regulator produces MTIKAVERLKRKITVENLWIYILKIIMDHGEIRGYDARKYLREEYDIKVPAITTYTVIYRMEREGLIKKISNGEKYYKITEKGYEAFKQGINLIKELLSKLVLNNSVRDKTNSSNQFIDENKT; encoded by the coding sequence ATGACTATTAAAGCAGTTGAGAGATTAAAGCGGAAAATAACTGTTGAAAACCTATGGATCTATATATTAAAGATAATAATGGACCATGGAGAAATAAGAGGATATGATGCAAGGAAGTATTTGAGAGAAGAATATGATATCAAGGTTCCAGCAATAACCACATATACAGTTATTTATCGGATGGAGCGTGAAGGATTAATTAAGAAAATAAGCAATGGCGAAAAATACTATAAGATTACTGAAAAAGGATATGAAGCTTTTAAGCAAGGAATAAATCTGATTAAGGAACTATTATCAAAACTCGTTCTAAACAACTCTGTCAGAGACAAGACTAATTCATCTAATCAATTTATAGATGAAAACAAAACATAG